The following nucleotide sequence is from Mucilaginibacter sp. cycad4.
CTTCTATGTTTTGTTATTTAATAAATACTTTTGCCTAACAAATCCAATTCATAATGAGCGAATTCAAACAAACCTTAAACTCGTCGCTGGGCAAAAAGCTGATCATGGCTTTAACAGGCTTGTTTCTGTGTACCTTTTTAATTGTGCACGTAGGCGGCAACCTGTTGTTGTTTAAACACGATGACGGTTTCAGTTTTAACGTGTATGCCAACTTCCTTACGCATTTTCCGCCTATTGAAGTAATTGCATACCTGTTGTACCTTTCCATTTTAGTGCATGCACTATACGGCTTGATCCTGACTGTCAAGAACCGTAAAGCCCGCCCTGTACGTTATGCAGTAGCGGCAAAATCTGATGCCTCATGGTCATCAAAAAACATGGGCCTGCTGGGTTCAGTCCTGTTCCTGTTCATCGTTATCCACATGGGCGATTTCTGGTTCCGTTACCATAACGACAAAACTATGGGCTTTAAGGAGTACCGTACCGACCTGGCAACAGGCGAAACAAAAGTTAGCGATTACACCCCGGCCAATGCCGAATTCAGCCACTCGGTATCAACCGAAAACAATGTGGAAGTTGTTAGGGTAAAAGACCTGCACGCACGTGTTACTACCAGCTTCAGCAACCTTATTTACGTTATATTTTACGTAATAGCCATGGGTGCTGTAGCATTTCACCTGCTGCATGGTTTCCAGAGTGCGTTCCGTACGCTGGGCTGGGTGCACCGTAAATATACCCCGGTAGTTTACTTTATTGGCACATGGCTGTTCGCGGTTATCATTCCGCTGCTTTTCGCCGCCATGCCGGTTTATTACTACTACTTATCAACCCAGGGAGCTCACTAAGTTAGCTGGCCAAAAGCCACAAACATAAATACAAAGAAGAGATGACATTAGATGCTAAAATTCCTCAAGGCCCATTAGCCGAAAAATGGAGCAAGCATAAATTTGATCTGAAGCTGGTTAACCCCGCCAACAAGCGTAAATACGATATCATCATCGTAGGTACAGGTTTGGCCGGTGCTTCGGCGGCTGCAACACTGGCCGAACTGGGTTACAATGTTAAGGCATTTTGTTTCCAGGACAGCCCCCGCCGTGCGCACTCTATCGCCGCACAGGGTGGTATCAATGCTGCTAAAAATTACCAGAACGACGGTGACAGTGTTTTCCGTTTATTTTACGATACGATTAAAGGTGGTGACTACCGCGCCCGTGAAGCCAACGTTCACCGCCTGGCCGAAGTTTCGGTAAACATCATTGACCAGTGCGTTGCACAGGGCGTGCCTTTTGCCCGCGAATATGGCGGCTTGCTGGATAACCGTTCATTCGGTGGTTCGCAGGTATCGCGTACATTTTACGCGAGGGGCCAAACAGGGCAGCAGCTGTTATTAGGTGCATACTCTGCCCTTAACCGCCAGATCCATGCCGGTAAAGTTAAAGTTTATACCCGCCACGAAATGCTTGACGTGGTAACTATCGATGGCCATGCCAAAGGTATTGTTACCCGTAACATGCTTACCGGTGCTATTGATACCCATGCAGGCCACGCGGTATTATTGTGCACCGGTGGTTACAGCAACGTGTTCTATCTGTCAACAAACGCCATCGGCTCAAACGTAACGGCAGCCTGGAGGGCACACAAACGCGGTGCTTTCTTCGGTAACCCTTGCTATACTCAAATTCACCCGACCTGTATCCCGGTATCCGGCGATCACCAGTCTAAGTTAACGCTGATGTCTGAATCGCTGCGTAACGACGGTAGGGTATGGGCACCTAAAACTGTTGAAATTGCCGAGCAATTACGCAAAGGTACTTTGAAAGCTGACCAGGTTAAAGAAGATGACCGCGATTACTTCCTGGAACGTAAATATCCTGCTTTCGGTAACCTTGTTCCGCGCGACGTTGCTTCACGTAACGCCAAGGAAATGGTTGAAGAAGGCAGAGGTGTGGGTGGTTCGGGCTTCGCGGTATTCCTTGACTTTGCTGATGCCATTAAACGTTTAGGCGAAGAAACTGTTAAAGCCAAATACGGTAACCTGTTTGATATGTATATCCAGATCACCGACGAAAACCCGTATAAACAACCAATGCGTATTTACCCGGCGGTCCACTATACCATGGGCGGCCTTTGGGTTGATTATAACCTGAGCACTACCATTCCTGGTTTATATGCTTTAGGCGAATGTAACTTCTCCGATCACGGTGCCAACCGTCTTGGTGCATCAGCATTGATGCAGGGTTTATCAGACGGTTATTTCGTAATCCCTTATACCCTTGGTGATTATTTGGCTAAAACCGGTCCTAAAAAGGTTGATACCAGCCACCCTGCTTTTGAGCAAACCAAACAGGATGTAATTGCCCATGTAAATAAATTGCTTGCATTAAAGGGCACAAAAACCGTTAATGAATACCACCGCGACCTCGGTCACATCATGTGGGAATATTGCGGTATGGCCCGTACCGATGAAGGCCTGAGAAAAGCAAAAGGCCTGATCCAGGCATTGAAAGCTGATTTCTGGAAAAACGCCATCGTAACCGGCGAAAACGAAGAAGTAAATGCTTCGTTAGAAAGGGCTGGTCGTGTGGCCGATTTCATCGAGCTTGGCGAACTGATGATCGACGACGCTTTAATGCGTAAAGAATCATGCGGTGGCCACTTCAGGGTTGAATCGCAAACACCAGATGGTGAAGCATTGCGTGATGACGAAAACTTCGCGTTTGTAGCCGCCTGGGAGTTTAAAGGCGAAAATCAGCCGGAAGAGTTACATAAAGAGCAACTAACATTTGAAGCAGTACACCTGTCTCAACGTAATTATGCATAGTGAATGGTTGATTAAGTGAGTAGTTGATTAAGTTAAAACTACTCACCCAATCAACCACTCACTTAATCAACTGAAATAACGATATCTCAAATCTAAGTAAAAGATGAGTAACGGAAATATGAACCTGACGCTTAAAGTATGGCGTCAAAAAAATGCTCAAACCGCGGGTAAATTTGTAAGCTACAAAGCTGAGAACATTTCGCCTGACATGTCGTTCCTTGAAATGCTCGACGTGGTTAACGAAAGCCTTACCCACAAAGGTGATGAGCCAATTAACTTCGACCACGACTGCCGCGAAGGGATCTGCGGTATGTGTTCATTATATATCAACGGTCACCCGCACGGCCCGAAACGCGGTATCACTACCTGCCAGCTGCACATGCGTACCTTCCACGATGGTGAAACCATCACCATTGAACCATGGCGCGCAGAAGCATTCCCGATTGTAAAAGACTTAGCGGTTGACCGCTCTGCATTTGACAGGATCCAGCAAGCTGGTGGCTATGTTTCGGTAAATACCGGTGGCGTACCTGATGGTAACGCTATCCCAATCCCTAAGGTTATTGCTGATGAGGCTTTCAACTCGGCTACCTGTATTGGTTGCGGTGCCTGCGTTGCAGCTTGTAAAAACGCTTCGGCCATGCTGTTCGTATCGGCTAAGATCACCCAATTAGGGTTATTGCCGCAAGGCCAGCCAGAGCGCTACCGTCGCGTGCAATCAATGGTTGCCCAGATGGATGAAGAAGGCTTTGGTAGCTGTACCAACACTGGTGCCTGCGAAGCTGAATGCCCTAAGGAAATTAAACTGACCAACATTGCCCGCATGAACAACGACTATTTCAGCGCGAAACTGTTCAGGGAAGAAGAAGTACACGAACAAAATCATTAATTGATCATTTGTTTTGGATATCGTAAACGGCCCGGCTTGCCCGGGCCGTTTTATGTTTTGTTCAGAAGCTGATAAGCGACGTGATAAAATAAGGTAATAAAAACGCTCTTGCGTGTTTGGGAATAAGCACGCAAATTTTTTTTGATCCGGCTTAAGGCTTAGAACTAAGGCTTCCGACTTACTCCTCTCCCACCAGCTTAAAT
It contains:
- a CDS encoding succinate dehydrogenase cytochrome b subunit, producing the protein MSEFKQTLNSSLGKKLIMALTGLFLCTFLIVHVGGNLLLFKHDDGFSFNVYANFLTHFPPIEVIAYLLYLSILVHALYGLILTVKNRKARPVRYAVAAKSDASWSSKNMGLLGSVLFLFIVIHMGDFWFRYHNDKTMGFKEYRTDLATGETKVSDYTPANAEFSHSVSTENNVEVVRVKDLHARVTTSFSNLIYVIFYVIAMGAVAFHLLHGFQSAFRTLGWVHRKYTPVVYFIGTWLFAVIIPLLFAAMPVYYYYLSTQGAH
- a CDS encoding fumarate reductase/succinate dehydrogenase flavoprotein subunit — its product is MTLDAKIPQGPLAEKWSKHKFDLKLVNPANKRKYDIIIVGTGLAGASAAATLAELGYNVKAFCFQDSPRRAHSIAAQGGINAAKNYQNDGDSVFRLFYDTIKGGDYRAREANVHRLAEVSVNIIDQCVAQGVPFAREYGGLLDNRSFGGSQVSRTFYARGQTGQQLLLGAYSALNRQIHAGKVKVYTRHEMLDVVTIDGHAKGIVTRNMLTGAIDTHAGHAVLLCTGGYSNVFYLSTNAIGSNVTAAWRAHKRGAFFGNPCYTQIHPTCIPVSGDHQSKLTLMSESLRNDGRVWAPKTVEIAEQLRKGTLKADQVKEDDRDYFLERKYPAFGNLVPRDVASRNAKEMVEEGRGVGGSGFAVFLDFADAIKRLGEETVKAKYGNLFDMYIQITDENPYKQPMRIYPAVHYTMGGLWVDYNLSTTIPGLYALGECNFSDHGANRLGASALMQGLSDGYFVIPYTLGDYLAKTGPKKVDTSHPAFEQTKQDVIAHVNKLLALKGTKTVNEYHRDLGHIMWEYCGMARTDEGLRKAKGLIQALKADFWKNAIVTGENEEVNASLERAGRVADFIELGELMIDDALMRKESCGGHFRVESQTPDGEALRDDENFAFVAAWEFKGENQPEELHKEQLTFEAVHLSQRNYA
- a CDS encoding succinate dehydrogenase/fumarate reductase iron-sulfur subunit — its product is MSNGNMNLTLKVWRQKNAQTAGKFVSYKAENISPDMSFLEMLDVVNESLTHKGDEPINFDHDCREGICGMCSLYINGHPHGPKRGITTCQLHMRTFHDGETITIEPWRAEAFPIVKDLAVDRSAFDRIQQAGGYVSVNTGGVPDGNAIPIPKVIADEAFNSATCIGCGACVAACKNASAMLFVSAKITQLGLLPQGQPERYRRVQSMVAQMDEEGFGSCTNTGACEAECPKEIKLTNIARMNNDYFSAKLFREEEVHEQNH